Proteins found in one Methylobacter sp. S3L5C genomic segment:
- a CDS encoding putative phage tail assembly chaperone, translating into MSNTTTVTIGDDELTFAVSNGDFNQFLNEQQPNNKVSPAYNFLQRTVIDADKDKFKKLVLTDNVPNGPMVMQIAGVLAIENGAGIEITVKKSNSLALPLSKTAIAS; encoded by the coding sequence ATGAGTAATACAACAACAGTCACTATCGGCGATGATGAACTAACCTTTGCTGTCAGTAACGGCGACTTCAATCAATTTCTAAACGAGCAGCAACCCAATAATAAAGTTTCTCCAGCTTATAATTTTTTGCAACGCACAGTGATTGATGCCGACAAGGACAAGTTTAAAAAGCTGGTACTTACCGATAACGTACCCAATGGCCCTATGGTTATGCAAATAGCCGGGGTATTGGCAATTGAAAACGGCGCAGGTATTGAAATCACTGTAAAAAAGTCGAACAGCTTAGCCTTGCCATTGAGCAAAACGGCTATAGCCAGTTAA
- a CDS encoding phage tail tape measure protein, which produces MSALNNLLFRVSLLDAMSGPARTMMSSMDTITTRIQGGFTKIGFGAAGLAASAYSLTNILQPAQEMNKALGTVASLDVGTQVLDELNKTALKFSVKYGESASEFVSSSYAIQSAIAGLSGNELPAFTNASSILAKATTADMGTITNYVGTMYGVFKDSADGMGKSKWIEQLAGQTALAVKIFKTTGQGMSEAFAGLSGASSAPMAEQLAVLGQLQAVKHGSEAGTLYKTFLAGVGKSQKELGLNFTDTAGHLLPMVDIMTKITGKFSDLKDDSTRQLLTKALGGTEAMALVDILAKDIGGLKTNISEIGKQTGMQKAIDMANAMIQPWERASKVVDALTIMLGQRLLVVMTPVYNWITSIGEKLMRWGELFPNISNYIGYAVLAVIGITAALSVLSIVMGLGTVVASGFALVMAIISSPITLAIVAIGAIGYAIYRLMDIWAQWTYGMSIFETMAAGYEAAKMGVLSMVQSTIAGWESLTGWWLGFKGFMSTLNPLDAIGSSALVQSAIAGWESLTGWWLGFKDFMSSLNPLDAIVSSALVKSAIAGWQSLTGWWLGFKDFMSSLNPLDAIVSSALIQSAIAGWQSLIGWWLGFKGFMRTLNPLDAIGSFTLIQSAIAGWELLKGWWLGFKGFMSSLNPLDAIGSSALVQSTIAGWESLTGWWLGFKGFMSSLNPLDAIGSSALVQSAIAGWESLTGWWLGFKGFMSTLNPLDAIGSFTLVQSAIAGWELLKGWWLSFKDFMSTLNPLDAIGSSALVQSAIAGWESLTGWWLGFKGFMSSLNPLDSIGSSALVQSAITGWELLKGWWLSFKDFMSTLNPFTAISDGINGLINKINMIPGMNIDLIGASNSAMQPVAMTGMSTPSALAGTQSVIPSSVFSGTQSAIPSLSSMVAQPVTPPSSLSKSQSVSVPKGGIMSQITNANNSKSVNVGGITINNPSKPVTGQFLSDELQMAAG; this is translated from the coding sequence ATGAGCGCACTGAATAATTTACTGTTTCGAGTCTCTTTACTGGATGCGATGTCTGGCCCTGCGCGTACGATGATGTCCAGCATGGATACTATTACTACCCGTATTCAGGGTGGATTTACCAAGATTGGCTTTGGTGCGGCGGGTCTGGCAGCTTCAGCTTATTCACTCACTAATATTTTACAACCAGCACAGGAGATGAATAAGGCGCTAGGAACGGTGGCATCTTTAGATGTCGGAACCCAAGTACTTGACGAACTTAATAAAACCGCTCTGAAATTTAGCGTTAAATATGGTGAGTCTGCCTCCGAATTTGTCAGCTCTTCCTATGCTATCCAGTCGGCAATCGCGGGATTATCAGGTAATGAGCTTCCCGCCTTTACCAATGCCTCATCAATACTGGCAAAAGCTACAACAGCTGATATGGGTACGATCACCAATTATGTAGGAACTATGTATGGAGTATTTAAAGATTCTGCTGATGGCATGGGAAAATCTAAATGGATTGAGCAGTTAGCCGGACAAACTGCATTGGCGGTAAAGATTTTTAAAACTACTGGACAAGGTATGTCAGAGGCATTTGCTGGGCTAAGTGGAGCTAGTTCTGCCCCCATGGCGGAACAGCTTGCTGTCCTAGGTCAACTACAAGCGGTAAAACATGGTAGCGAGGCAGGGACTCTATATAAAACATTCCTTGCTGGTGTAGGTAAATCTCAGAAAGAATTGGGGCTTAATTTTACTGATACCGCTGGGCATCTATTACCCATGGTAGATATTATGACTAAGATAACGGGCAAGTTTAGTGATTTGAAAGACGACTCAACACGGCAACTACTGACAAAGGCATTGGGCGGAACAGAAGCAATGGCGTTGGTTGATATACTGGCAAAGGATATCGGGGGACTAAAAACCAATATTTCAGAAATAGGCAAGCAAACGGGCATGCAAAAAGCCATAGACATGGCCAATGCTATGATTCAACCCTGGGAACGAGCCAGTAAAGTCGTTGATGCACTAACTATTATGCTTGGACAACGGCTTTTGGTAGTGATGACACCCGTTTATAACTGGATTACGTCGATCGGCGAAAAGCTAATGCGTTGGGGCGAATTATTTCCAAATATTTCTAATTACATCGGTTATGCGGTGCTGGCAGTTATCGGTATTACCGCCGCATTATCAGTATTATCGATTGTGATGGGCTTGGGTACTGTCGTTGCCTCTGGTTTTGCATTAGTGATGGCGATTATAAGCAGTCCGATTACCTTGGCAATAGTTGCAATCGGTGCTATTGGCTATGCCATTTATAGGTTGATGGACATCTGGGCGCAATGGACGTATGGAATGAGCATATTTGAGACTATGGCCGCTGGTTATGAGGCAGCAAAGATGGGGGTATTATCCATGGTTCAAAGTACGATTGCCGGATGGGAGTCGTTAACAGGCTGGTGGCTGGGCTTTAAAGGCTTTATGAGTACGCTTAATCCCTTGGATGCCATAGGTTCATCGGCACTGGTTCAAAGTGCCATTGCCGGATGGGAGTCATTAACAGGCTGGTGGCTTGGCTTCAAAGATTTCATGAGTTCGCTAAATCCCTTGGATGCCATAGTCTCATCGGCATTGGTCAAAAGTGCCATTGCCGGATGGCAGTCGTTAACAGGCTGGTGGCTGGGCTTCAAAGATTTTATGAGTTCGCTAAATCCCTTGGATGCCATAGTCTCATCGGCATTGATTCAAAGTGCCATTGCCGGATGGCAGTCGTTAATAGGTTGGTGGCTGGGCTTTAAAGGCTTTATGCGTACGCTTAATCCTTTGGATGCCATAGGCTCATTTACATTGATCCAAAGTGCGATTGCCGGATGGGAGCTGTTAAAAGGCTGGTGGCTGGGCTTTAAAGGCTTTATGAGTTCGCTTAATCCTTTGGATGCCATAGGCTCATCGGCACTGGTTCAAAGTACGATTGCCGGATGGGAGTCATTAACTGGCTGGTGGCTTGGCTTTAAAGGCTTTATGAGTTCGCTTAATCCCTTGGATGCCATAGGTTCATCGGCACTGGTTCAAAGTGCGATTGCTGGATGGGAGTCGTTAACAGGCTGGTGGCTTGGCTTTAAAGGCTTTATGAGTACGCTTAATCCCTTGGATGCCATAGGTTCATTTACTTTGGTCCAAAGTGCGATTGCTGGATGGGAGCTGTTAAAAGGCTGGTGGCTGAGCTTTAAAGATTTTATGAGTACGCTTAATCCCTTGGATGCCATAGGTTCATCGGCACTGGTTCAAAGCGCGATTGCTGGATGGGAGTCGTTAACAGGCTGGTGGCTTGGCTTTAAAGGCTTTATGAGTTCGCTTAATCCCTTGGATTCCATAGGTTCATCGGCACTGGTTCAAAGTGCGATTACTGGATGGGAGCTGTTAAAAGGCTGGTGGCTGAGCTTTAAAGATTTTATGAGTACGCTCAATCCGTTTACTGCAATCAGTGATGGGATTAATGGACTGATTAATAAGATCAACATGATACCTGGTATGAACATAGATCTTATTGGTGCATCAAATTCAGCAATGCAACCAGTAGCAATGACTGGAATGTCAACACCATCGGCATTAGCGGGAACTCAATCGGTTATACCATCATCGGTATTTTCAGGCACTCAATCTGCTATACCGTCATTATCATCAATGGTCGCACAGCCTGTTACACCGCCATCATCGTTGAGCAAAAGCCAGTCGGTGAGCGTGCCCAAAGGCGGCATCATGAGCCAAATAACGAACGCGAATAACAGCAAGTCGGTGAATGTTGGTGGTATTACTATAAATAATCCATCCAAGCCGGTAACCGGGCAATTTTTGTCAGATGAACTACAAATGGCGGCGGGATAA
- a CDS encoding DUF2590 family protein, with the protein MDYIDLRIANNDLILDTGKEPTLLGDRDSIIQDTQHLIRDCGLLSACIGERDNAKVALLMQRLELKIEDDLRLVPGTIKITRNGAELFFISADTEKYGTFRFGVEL; encoded by the coding sequence ATGGACTACATCGATCTACGCATTGCTAATAATGACTTGATACTCGATACCGGAAAAGAACCGACTCTCTTGGGTGATCGTGACAGTATTATTCAAGACACCCAACATTTAATCAGAGATTGCGGCTTATTATCGGCATGTATTGGCGAACGCGACAACGCTAAAGTAGCACTGTTAATGCAAAGACTTGAACTAAAAATAGAAGATGATTTACGACTGGTTCCAGGAACCATAAAGATTACTAGAAATGGTGCTGAATTGTTCTTTATTAGTGCTGATACTGAAAAATACGGGACTTTTAGATTTGGAGTAGAACTATGA
- a CDS encoding baseplate J/gp47 family protein has product MSVDFYKILSDSGIPTTQSELENAWSAEVTAQGSTISNDNAYSPFWRVITALITKPVLWLIGFMAGTVLPNSFVQTATGLWLELLAWAVNLTRKLPSKAQGKITFTRADINVAYTVPAGTIIQTASINGFIYAMITDSPTAFLAEQVTVDVNCTAADIGERYNLAMGYYNILPVPIAGITNVSNISGWLTLPGTDTEADNDLRDRVRNQFGTASNFHTDSVYKSLISQFPGIKIDDIWFEHDAPRGPGTANAFVLFDFDAPDTQYLLDINAFITDSGHHGHGDDLKVYAMPKTTHALTAHIWHEYFLSAAQIATLQIDINNFIRAAFRENRSYSPTLTYPYSRFSFSKLTQELHKEFATIHSITFDLIDIISVLNVPTLSALTVTLSVTE; this is encoded by the coding sequence ATGAGCGTAGATTTTTACAAGATTTTAAGCGATAGCGGAATACCGACGACACAGTCAGAGTTGGAAAATGCATGGTCTGCAGAAGTAACAGCGCAAGGCAGCACCATCAGTAATGATAATGCCTATTCACCGTTCTGGCGGGTAATCACGGCCTTAATCACTAAACCGGTGTTGTGGCTAATTGGCTTTATGGCTGGCACAGTACTACCCAATTCATTCGTACAGACTGCAACAGGTTTGTGGCTTGAACTGCTCGCCTGGGCGGTTAACCTAACACGCAAGCTACCAAGCAAGGCACAGGGCAAGATCACGTTTACCCGTGCAGACATTAATGTTGCTTATACTGTACCAGCAGGTACCATCATTCAAACCGCGTCAATTAACGGCTTTATTTACGCGATGATAACGGATTCACCTACGGCATTTTTGGCAGAACAGGTAACAGTCGATGTCAACTGCACAGCCGCCGATATCGGTGAGAGATACAACTTGGCCATGGGCTATTACAATATTTTGCCGGTCCCTATTGCCGGTATAACCAATGTGAGCAATATATCAGGATGGTTAACCTTACCTGGTACCGATACTGAGGCCGATAATGACCTACGTGACCGGGTACGCAATCAGTTTGGTACCGCATCCAACTTTCATACTGACAGCGTTTATAAGTCGCTGATCAGTCAGTTTCCCGGTATAAAAATAGATGATATCTGGTTTGAACACGATGCGCCACGTGGACCAGGCACTGCCAATGCCTTTGTGCTGTTTGATTTTGATGCACCGGATACCCAGTACCTTCTCGACATCAATGCCTTTATTACCGATTCGGGCCATCACGGCCACGGCGATGACTTGAAAGTCTATGCTATGCCTAAAACGACGCATGCATTAACCGCACACATTTGGCATGAGTACTTTTTATCTGCAGCACAGATAGCCACGCTGCAGATCGATATTAACAATTTTATTCGGGCGGCATTTCGTGAAAACCGCTCCTACAGCCCAACACTGACTTATCCATATAGCCGGTTTTCATTTAGCAAACTGACTCAGGAGCTGCATAAAGAGTTTGCAACTATACATAGCATCACCTTTGATCTTATCGATATTATCTCGGTGCTGAATGTACCGACGCTATCGGCGTTGACTGTCACTCTATCGGTAACCGAATAA
- a CDS encoding phage tail protein, whose protein sequence is MEPIKLPFWLEGVELSKLRDAATAYWAMITSLLQWPLTQFDALTCSIGILNLLAYQRDIQRFKDEPLELYRKRVGFAYINAKDAGSKAGFIAIFARLGIGYIEIQERVDPVDWDVVLLRLSDSQISNNIELLQNIVETYGRTCRRYEFLVITPVPVTSPAWAVGHVYSYDVAGV, encoded by the coding sequence ATGGAGCCGATTAAATTACCGTTCTGGCTGGAAGGCGTTGAGCTTTCAAAACTGCGGGATGCAGCAACCGCCTACTGGGCAATGATCACCAGCTTGTTGCAATGGCCCTTAACCCAGTTTGATGCACTGACTTGTAGTATCGGTATATTGAATTTATTAGCCTATCAGCGTGACATACAGCGTTTTAAAGACGAGCCGTTGGAGTTGTACCGTAAACGGGTTGGCTTTGCCTATATCAATGCCAAAGATGCCGGCAGCAAGGCGGGCTTTATCGCCATTTTTGCACGCCTTGGTATCGGCTATATAGAGATACAGGAACGGGTTGATCCGGTCGATTGGGACGTAGTTCTGTTGCGTCTAAGTGACTCGCAGATATCGAACAACATAGAGTTGCTACAAAATATTGTTGAAACCTATGGCCGGACTTGTCGGCGTTATGAATTTTTAGTAATTACACCAGTGCCCGTTACCAGCCCGGCATGGGCAGTTGGGCATGTTTACAGCTACGATGTAGCGGGGGTTTAA
- a CDS encoding phage tail protein: MAFITIAGEQLIAFKQGNNQVLNITHFVLANISGLGAEPASRIASMPFAENIVDIQPVTHQGYVNSNQVVYSLALDSTIGDYDFNWIGLKAVGGELVACTHIPAQQKRKTVGSVPGNNLTRNFLVVFSGIAATTAITVPVNTWQIDFTTRLLQIDDRERLSNFDIYGQSAFFGNGFKVSQQSGSTYAIAAGIGYVGGIRCDKAALSTINVTGLPKSIWIDASLQGDINGVSPVFSFTATASTLADYTDASGFRHYLAKITDINAGGVVSDLRISNKIWAEKGVNNDITSLTALGTAVLDIGAGQIHKAINGNLGIGVPSPFEKLHIPQGSRFRFGIDYYATLGFKTNSNDFEIISNGDQEYRAQIGTNDGTGKIIFKTAGATFGSTEHMQISPFGNIGMGTTSPSAKLHVVNDLTTNYGLISQAPYAGLSAGSSVNMAYFSNPRNNGKADGIRFVNRRVTTAANTNDGWMAETFSMERNVDGVGIQGGITFGNNTLTLTTGNTDRVYISQAGNVGIGTSNADAKLTVNGAIQVKSGAIDSDITVMGYSFIGDADSGLFSSQDGFISLASNGVRVLNVNSGMVGIR; this comes from the coding sequence ATGGCATTTATTACCATAGCGGGTGAACAGCTGATTGCCTTTAAACAAGGCAATAATCAAGTTTTAAATATAACACACTTTGTACTCGCAAATATCTCCGGCTTGGGTGCAGAGCCGGCAAGTAGAATTGCCTCGATGCCGTTCGCCGAAAATATTGTTGATATCCAACCAGTAACGCATCAAGGTTATGTCAATAGTAATCAGGTGGTATATTCATTAGCGCTAGATTCGACCATTGGTGATTATGATTTTAACTGGATAGGGCTGAAAGCAGTAGGCGGTGAGTTAGTCGCATGCACGCATATACCAGCACAGCAAAAGCGCAAAACTGTGGGCTCAGTACCCGGCAACAATTTAACGCGCAATTTTTTAGTAGTATTTTCTGGTATTGCAGCTACGACAGCGATTACGGTACCGGTTAATACCTGGCAGATTGATTTTACTACCAGGCTGTTGCAGATCGATGACCGGGAAAGGTTAAGCAACTTTGATATTTATGGACAGTCGGCATTTTTTGGCAACGGCTTTAAGGTTTCTCAGCAATCCGGATCAACTTATGCCATTGCAGCCGGGATTGGCTATGTGGGCGGTATTCGATGTGACAAGGCAGCGCTATCAACAATCAATGTAACGGGACTGCCAAAATCAATCTGGATTGATGCCAGCTTGCAAGGCGATATTAACGGTGTATCGCCAGTATTTAGTTTTACAGCAACAGCATCGACGTTGGCAGATTACACAGACGCCAGCGGATTTCGGCATTATCTTGCCAAAATTACAGATATTAATGCCGGTGGCGTGGTATCGGATTTACGTATAAGCAATAAAATATGGGCTGAAAAAGGCGTAAACAATGATATTACATCGTTAACAGCGCTTGGCACAGCAGTATTAGACATTGGCGCAGGACAAATACATAAAGCCATCAATGGTAATTTAGGAATCGGAGTTCCTTCGCCTTTTGAAAAATTACATATTCCACAGGGTTCTAGATTTAGGTTCGGGATTGATTATTACGCAACATTAGGTTTTAAAACAAATTCCAATGATTTTGAAATCATATCAAACGGGGATCAGGAATACAGAGCCCAAATAGGTACAAATGATGGTACCGGAAAAATAATATTCAAAACGGCTGGAGCTACATTTGGCAGTACTGAACACATGCAAATTAGTCCGTTTGGTAATATTGGGATGGGGACTACATCGCCATCGGCAAAACTACATGTAGTAAATGATCTGACCACAAATTACGGACTTATCTCCCAAGCACCTTACGCCGGGTTGAGTGCAGGAAGTTCTGTCAACATGGCATACTTTTCTAATCCCAGGAATAACGGGAAAGCCGATGGCATACGCTTCGTAAATAGAAGGGTAACAACCGCAGCAAATACTAATGACGGCTGGATGGCCGAAACATTTAGCATGGAACGCAATGTTGACGGAGTTGGTATTCAAGGTGGAATCACTTTTGGTAATAATACGCTAACGCTGACAACTGGTAATACTGATAGAGTTTATATTTCTCAAGCTGGTAATGTTGGTATTGGAACCTCAAATGCAGATGCAAAATTAACAGTAAACGGAGCAATACAAGTAAAATCTGGAGCAATTGACTCTGATATTACTGTCATGGGGTATTCATTTATTGGCGATGCTGATAGCGGCTTATTTTCTAGTCAGGATGGTTTTATTTCACTGGCATCTAATGGAGTTAGAGTACTAAACGTAAATTCTGGCATGGTCGGAATACGGTAA